From Sinorhizobium sp. B11:
GGCGCGCCGTTTCGGCGGAAAGGCGCTCGGTGAAACGGACGACTTTGATATGCGGGTTTAGCCGCGCGATCGCGATGGCAGCGCTTTCCGTCTTCATTTCGCCGATCGTGCCGGAATCGTGGATCACCTGTCGCTGCAGGTTGGAAAGCGAAACACGGTCGTCATCGGCAATGCCGAGCGTGCCGACGCCTGCAGCGGCCAGATATTGCAGGATCGGTGCCCCGAGCCCTCCCGCACCGATGACAAGCACCCGTGCGGCCTTCAGCTTCTGCTGGCCCGCGCCTCCGATTTCCGGCAGCAGGATATGGCGATGATAGCGTGCGATTTCGTCGGGGCTGAGAGGTTCCATGGGCGTGATGTTATCACGCCGCGAACCGCCGGGAGAAGCGCTATCGCTCATTCGAAAACCCTTCCATCCGCAACCGTGAAAAACTGTGCCCGCTCGCCAAGTGCTGCAAACATCTGACGGTCCGTTCCCGTCATGAAGGCCTGGCCGCCAAGCCCGTCTATGAGATCGAACAGCGCGGCACGGCGTCCCTCGTCGAGATGGGCGGCGATCTCATCCAGGAGCAGAACCGGCGCATGGCCGGTAAGGTTGCCGACGAGCCGTGCATGGGCAAGCACAAGGCCCACCAGCAGGGCTTTCTGCTCGCCGGTGGAACAGCGTGCCGCTTCCATCTGCTTCTCCCGATGATGCACGATGAGATCGGCGCGATGCGGCCCCTCCAGCGTGCGACCAGCGCCGGCATCGCGGTACCGGTTCGCGGCGAGCGTTGCCGCATACTCATCTTCCAGATCGACCGAGGGCCGGGAGAATTGACCGTCCATGAAGCCCGAAAGCTGCAGCGATGCCGATGGGAAGGGCGAGATTTCCCGGCTTTCCTCGACGAGTCGCGTCAGCAGGCCGAGCATTTCCTGCCGGGCGAGCGCCATGGCTATGCCGAGGCTGGCCATCTGCTCCTCAATACCGGAAAGCCAGGATGGATCGAAACGGCCTTCGTCCAGCAGCTTGTTGCGGCTGCGCATGGCGCGCTCGAAGTCGCTCGCCCGCCTGCCATGCTCGGGATCGAGCGACAGTACCAGCCTGTCGAGGAACCGCCTGCGGTCGGACGAGCCGCCGGTAAAGAGCCCGTCCATCGCCGGTGTCAGCCAGAGCACGCGCAAATGATCGGTCAGCTCGTCGACTGTTTTTGCCGTCGTTCCGTTGATGCGCAGCCGTCGCGCCGTCGTCTCGTCGCTGGCATCAATTCCGGTACCGATCTCGACGTTACCCTCCATGCCATCGAGCTCTGCAAAGATCGAAAATCCGCCCGTAGCGCCAACGCGGGTGATATCGCCATAGGCGGCTCGGCGCAGACCGCGCCCCGGTGACAGGAACGAGACCGCCTCCATCAGGTTGGTCTTGCCCGCACCGTTGTCGCCGGTCAACACGACATGCCGAGCGTCGAGCGCAAGCGAGGCCGACGAATAATTGCGAAAGTCGGTCAGCTTCAAACGGGAAAGGGCAACCTTGTGCGGCATCGAATATCCGGAATCATCAAGGCTGACAGTTGGAGCCTTTCCTCGTCAGAATGATTCAATCTGACAAGGCAAGGCTCTAAGCCGAAGCGCCAGGGATATCAAGGCTGAGAGCTGTCCCAGCCGTCAATGGCTGCGCGGGGCCGGCTCTTCGAGCTGTGCTTCGGCCTCTGCGATTGCCCTTTCGATCCAATAAACGAGATCCGGCCGATCTTCGATCGAGCCGCGGAGCGATTTCAATGAATCGAGGATCATCGTCAGTTTCTGGCGGCGCATATCGATGACGATACTGTCGGCATCAGATTTCCCGGTGGGAGCGGATGTCATGCAGTACTCGAAGCCTCTTGTCTGACTCGTACATAAGGGTCCCGGCGCGACTAACTATCGTCCCATGCAATGAAGTCAACTACAGGGTGTTCAACTTTTCGCGACATCGCCGTTAAGTCATCAAATGAGAAGTAGAAGTTGTAGAATCGGCGGAAGAGATAGTTGTTTCGTGGCCTAATGCCCAAAAAAAGTCGGTTGAAATTTGCAACTTCCGGGTTGAGATATTCAGCTGACGCTATATGGTAAATGAAGGGTTTACCGGGAAAGAGTGCAGCAGTGCCAGATCCGATTGATATCATTGTCGGCCGCAACGTGAGACAGCTTCGCGCCCGCCGACGTGTTTCCCAACTGGAACTGGGCGAAGCGCTTGGCCTTACATTCCAGCAGATCCAGAAATACGAAAAGGGGACCAACCGCGTCTCCGCCAGCAAGCTGCATCAGATAGCGGTCTTTCTTGGTGTTGATATTTCCGAGCTTTTCGAGGGTACGGGAATTTCCCAGTTTGCCAACCGCGTTGAACTGAGCCCCGAAGCCTATGAACTGGCGATCAGCTATGACAGGTTGAGCTCGACTGCGGGCAAGCAGGCGCTCAAGACGATCCTCAACCTTATATGCGGTCAGGCAGCCGAAAACGCCGCTTGACGGCTCCAGCGCCTATCCTTGAATTTGAGGGAAATTCAGTGAAGCTCGCGCTCGTGCAGCGCGACGAGCAGGGCGTCCTGCGTCTGATGGCCGGCATGATAAAGGTCGATCGCGATGCTGGCGATCGAAAGGCCTTGCTGGCTGCGAAGTTTGAT
This genomic window contains:
- the recF gene encoding DNA replication/repair protein RecF; translation: MPHKVALSRLKLTDFRNYSSASLALDARHVVLTGDNGAGKTNLMEAVSFLSPGRGLRRAAYGDITRVGATGGFSIFAELDGMEGNVEIGTGIDASDETTARRLRINGTTAKTVDELTDHLRVLWLTPAMDGLFTGGSSDRRRFLDRLVLSLDPEHGRRASDFERAMRSRNKLLDEGRFDPSWLSGIEEQMASLGIAMALARQEMLGLLTRLVEESREISPFPSASLQLSGFMDGQFSRPSVDLEDEYAATLAANRYRDAGAGRTLEGPHRADLIVHHREKQMEAARCSTGEQKALLVGLVLAHARLVGNLTGHAPVLLLDEIAAHLDEGRRAALFDLIDGLGGQAFMTGTDRQMFAALGERAQFFTVADGRVFE
- a CDS encoding helix-turn-helix domain-containing protein; this translates as MPDPIDIIVGRNVRQLRARRRVSQLELGEALGLTFQQIQKYEKGTNRVSASKLHQIAVFLGVDISELFEGTGISQFANRVELSPEAYELAISYDRLSSTAGKQALKTILNLICGQAAENAA